The DNA window TGTTCTGCATCACCTTCCCGGTTCTCGGGTGGCCGGCCGCCTTCGGCTGGATGCTCGTCATCCCGTTCCTGATCGGCGCCTGGGTGCTGCGCGTGCGCACCACCGTCACCCCCGACGGGCTCGAGCTGCGCCGCGCCTTCTCGTCGCAGTCCATATCGTGGGATCGGATCAAGGGATTCCGCTTCCCCAAGCGCGGCTGGGCCCGCGCCGATCTCGTCGACGGCTCGGAGGTCTCGCTGCCGACCGTGACCTTCGGTCGCCTGCCGCAGCTCGCGTCGGCCAGCGGCGGCCGCGTGACCGACCCGTATGCCGCCGCCCGCGAGGCCGAGCACCGCAGGGCGCGTGGGGAGTCCACCGAGGCGGAGCCGAATACCGACTGATCCGTGTGCGGGAGTAGCGTCTCACCAGGACGTCTCCCGCTCCCACCGGAGATGACGAGACGGCACCTCCAGCCGAAATCGGGTCCAGCCGACCAGCACCTACACGGGCCCATCTGTTTACGAATGACGCCGCACTCGGTGTGCGCGCCCCGCCGCCGAGTTCCGCTGATCGACGAAGGAATAGCCCATGCCCCCGCTCAGGTCACGCACCACCACCGTCGGACGCAATGCTGCCGGAGCCCGCTCGCTGTGGCGTGCCACCGGCATGACCGATTCCGACTTCGGGAAGCCGATCGTCGCGATCGCGAACTCCTACACGCAGTTCGTCCCCGGTCACGTTCATCTCAAGAACGTGGGCGAGATCGTTGCCGAGGCCGTCCGCGCCGCCGGCGGTGTGCCCCGCGAGTTCCACACGATCGCGGTCGACGACGGCATCGCGATGGGTCACGGCGGCATGCTGTACTCGCTGCCGAGCCGCGAGATCATCGCCGACTCCGTCGAGTACATGGTCAACGCGCACACCG is part of the Rhodococcus sp. SGAir0479 genome and encodes:
- a CDS encoding PH domain-containing protein, yielding MPPQPSSHTPAEPRQVIRISPLALIACIFLLFCITFPVLGWPAAFGWMLVIPFLIGAWVLRVRTTVTPDGLELRRAFSSQSISWDRIKGFRFPKRGWARADLVDGSEVSLPTVTFGRLPQLASASGGRVTDPYAAAREAEHRRARGESTEAEPNTD